From the Leptolyngbya sp. O-77 genome, one window contains:
- a CDS encoding NAD-dependent epimerase/dehydratase family protein codes for MTPKRILLTGASGCVGHYIADALIQQTQHELFLLVRNPQKFRLNVDARPGVHLLVGDMRQIEQHNKLLKTIDVAILTAAVWGGAQDVFDVNVIKTIRLMNLLDPDVCEQVIYFSTASILDREGKPLKQAGEIGTDYIRAKYACHQRLSKLAIAPQITTVFPTLVFGGDDTKPYSHLSGGITEVTKWIGLLRFLKLDGSFHFIHAQDIAQVVAHLVEHPPELGDRRELVLGSEPITVNRAIADMSAYLGKRIYFRIPLTRRLIDLLIVLFRIQMAAWDRFCLSYRHFTHQHFVNPSTYGLPMRCATVAELLAASGVSSPRVPPVAIAPAPLVKAESGSAE; via the coding sequence ATGACTCCGAAGCGAATCCTCCTGACGGGCGCAAGCGGCTGCGTTGGGCACTACATTGCCGACGCATTGATTCAGCAAACGCAGCATGAGCTGTTTTTGCTGGTGCGCAATCCGCAGAAGTTTCGGCTAAACGTGGACGCGCGGCCGGGCGTGCATCTGCTAGTGGGCGACATGCGCCAGATCGAGCAGCACAATAAGCTGCTAAAAACCATTGACGTGGCGATTCTGACGGCGGCCGTGTGGGGCGGGGCGCAGGATGTATTTGATGTAAATGTGATCAAAACTATCCGGCTGATGAACCTGCTCGACCCGGATGTGTGCGAACAGGTCATCTATTTTTCCACTGCCAGCATTTTGGATCGCGAGGGCAAGCCCCTTAAGCAGGCAGGCGAAATCGGCACCGACTACATCCGCGCCAAATATGCCTGCCATCAGCGGCTATCTAAGCTGGCGATCGCCCCCCAAATTACCACCGTTTTCCCGACGCTCGTCTTTGGTGGCGACGACACCAAGCCCTACTCGCACCTCTCCGGCGGCATTACCGAGGTCACAAAATGGATCGGACTACTGCGCTTCCTCAAGCTCGACGGCAGCTTTCACTTTATCCACGCCCAAGACATTGCTCAGGTCGTCGCCCATCTCGTAGAACATCCACCAGAACTGGGCGACCGACGCGAACTGGTGCTGGGCAGCGAGCCGATTACGGTGAACCGGGCGATCGCCGACATGAGCGCCTACCTGGGCAAGCGCATCTATTTCCGCATTCCGCTGACTCGTCGGCTGATCGATCTCCTCATTGTCCTCTTCCGCATCCAGATGGCCGCCTGGGATCGCTTCTGTCTGAGCTATCGCCACTTTACCCATCAGCACTTCGTCAATCCTAGCACCTACGGCCTGCCGATGCGCTGTGCGACAGTCGCCGAGTTGCTGGCCGCCAGCGGTGTGTCCAGCCCCCGTGTGCCTCCGGTGGCGATCGCCCCCGCCCCGCTGGTCAAGGCAGAATCCGGCAGTGCAGAATAG
- the hemE gene encoding uroporphyrinogen decarboxylase codes for MTGSTQVPYLLRAARGEVLNRPPVWMMRQAGRYMKIYRDLRDKYPSFRERSETVDLAVEISLQPWRAFRPDGVILFSDILTPLPGIGIPFDIIESRGPIIDPPIRTQAQVDAVHELDPEQHLSFVGKILRTLRQEVGNDAAVLGFVGAPWTLAAYSIEGKGSKDYTIIKSMAFTEPAILHQFLSKLADAIATYVCYQIENGAQVVQMFDSWAGHLSPQDYDQFALPYQQQVVRQVKAKYPDTPMILYINGSAGLLERMAQSGVDIVSVDWTVDMAEARRRLGPRVGVQGNIDPCALFGSQAFIRDRILDTIRKAGNQGHILNLGHGILPGTPEENAAFFFETAKQADKLLAIA; via the coding sequence ATGACAGGATCAACCCAGGTGCCATACTTGCTTCGGGCTGCGCGTGGAGAGGTGCTAAACCGCCCGCCTGTGTGGATGATGCGCCAGGCCGGGCGCTATATGAAGATTTATCGGGATTTGCGCGACAAATATCCCTCCTTCCGTGAGCGCTCGGAGACGGTTGATCTGGCAGTGGAAATTTCGCTCCAGCCTTGGCGGGCCTTTCGTCCCGATGGGGTGATTCTGTTTTCCGATATCCTCACGCCGCTGCCGGGCATCGGTATCCCCTTCGACATCATCGAAAGCCGCGGCCCCATCATCGACCCGCCCATTCGCACCCAGGCGCAGGTCGATGCGGTTCATGAACTCGACCCCGAACAGCATCTAAGCTTCGTCGGCAAGATTCTGCGGACGCTGCGGCAGGAAGTGGGCAACGATGCAGCAGTGCTGGGCTTCGTCGGCGCACCCTGGACGCTGGCAGCCTATTCGATCGAGGGCAAAGGCTCGAAGGACTACACCATTATCAAGAGCATGGCATTTACGGAACCTGCGATTCTGCATCAGTTCTTGAGCAAGCTGGCAGATGCGATCGCCACCTACGTCTGCTATCAGATTGAAAATGGCGCTCAGGTGGTGCAGATGTTTGACTCCTGGGCAGGCCACCTCAGCCCGCAAGACTATGACCAGTTTGCCCTGCCCTATCAGCAGCAGGTCGTGCGCCAGGTCAAAGCCAAATATCCCGACACGCCGATGATCCTCTACATCAACGGCAGCGCGGGGCTGCTGGAGCGCATGGCACAATCGGGCGTGGATATCGTCAGCGTAGATTGGACGGTGGACATGGCAGAAGCGCGTCGCCGTCTTGGCCCCCGCGTCGGTGTGCAAGGCAATATCGACCCCTGTGCGCTGTTTGGGTCGCAAGCCTTTATTCGCGATCGCATTCTCGACACGATTCGTAAAGCTGGAAATCAGGGGCATATTCTCAACCTCGGGCACGGCATTCTCCCCGGCACGCCGGAAGAAAACGCCGCCTTCTTCTTTGAAACCGCCAAGCAGGCCGACAAGCTGCTGGCGATCGCCTGA
- the pstB gene encoding phosphate ABC transporter ATP-binding protein PstB gives MQVSSSVDTGTAFRVEKTSYFYGPVMAVKDVYMDIPDRKITAFIGPSGCGKSTVLRCFNRLNDLIPGAHIEGKITYHGVDIYDPRVDPIELRRRVGMVFQKPNPFPKSIYENIAFGARINGYKGDMDTLVERSLRSAALWDEVKDKLKQSGLSLSGGQQQRLCIARAIAIEPEVLLMDEPCSALDPISTLRVEELMQELKQDYTIIIVTHNMQQASRVSDMTAFFNAQATEKGGKMGYLVEYAPTQQIFNNPQQVATQDYVSGRFG, from the coding sequence ATGCAAGTGAGTTCTTCTGTCGATACGGGCACTGCCTTTAGAGTCGAAAAAACGTCCTATTTCTACGGCCCTGTGATGGCTGTGAAGGACGTATACATGGACATTCCCGACCGCAAGATTACGGCGTTCATCGGCCCATCGGGTTGCGGCAAAAGTACGGTTCTGCGCTGTTTTAATCGCTTGAACGACCTGATTCCGGGGGCCCACATTGAGGGCAAGATCACCTATCACGGGGTGGATATCTACGACCCTAGGGTTGACCCGATTGAACTGCGTCGTCGAGTTGGGATGGTGTTTCAAAAGCCGAACCCATTCCCGAAGTCGATTTACGAAAACATTGCCTTTGGGGCGCGGATCAACGGCTATAAAGGCGATATGGATACGCTGGTGGAGCGCTCTCTGCGGTCGGCGGCGCTGTGGGACGAGGTGAAGGACAAGCTGAAGCAGAGTGGGCTGTCGCTGTCGGGTGGACAGCAGCAGCGGCTTTGCATTGCGCGGGCGATCGCCATTGAGCCAGAAGTGCTGCTGATGGACGAACCCTGCTCGGCGCTGGACCCGATTTCGACGCTGCGGGTTGAGGAACTGATGCAAGAACTGAAGCAGGACTACACGATTATCATCGTGACGCACAACATGCAGCAGGCCTCTCGCGTGTCGGACATGACGGCCTTCTTCAACGCGCAGGCTACTGAAAAGGGTGGCAAGATGGGCTATCTAGTGGAATATGCACCGACTCAGCAAATCTTCAACAACCCCCAGCAGGTTGCCACGCAGGACTACGTGAGTGGTCGTTTCGGCTAA
- the pstA gene encoding phosphate ABC transporter permease PstA, giving the protein MTVQNPQISGGFSPVESEFKPATAQRYRWDRIFWFASLAAVVISLLVLLVLLIDVLTDGLPRLSWQFLTTFPSRRAEEAGLLSALVGSIYLLFIVAIFAFPIGVGAGIFLEEFVADSWFENIIEVNISNLAGVPSIIYGLLGLAMFVRLMEPITGGRSLLAGGLTLALLVLPVIIVSTREALRAVPDSLRLAGFALGATRWQVVREQILPQAFPGILTGMILALSRAIGETAALITIGALTFISFLPESWRDPFTALPIQIYNWVSRPQKPFHINSAAGIIVLMALLLLMNSVAIYLRNRFQRRF; this is encoded by the coding sequence ATGACAGTTCAGAATCCTCAAATATCGGGTGGCTTTTCGCCGGTTGAGAGCGAATTTAAGCCCGCAACAGCGCAGCGCTATCGCTGGGATCGAATCTTCTGGTTCGCTTCCCTGGCTGCCGTTGTGATTTCACTCCTGGTTTTGCTGGTCTTGCTGATTGACGTGTTGACCGATGGACTGCCTCGACTCAGTTGGCAGTTCCTCACCACCTTTCCGTCTCGCCGTGCTGAAGAAGCAGGTTTGCTGTCGGCGCTGGTGGGGTCAATTTACTTGCTGTTCATTGTGGCGATCTTTGCGTTCCCCATTGGCGTTGGCGCGGGCATTTTTTTAGAGGAGTTTGTTGCTGATAGCTGGTTTGAGAACATTATCGAAGTCAACATCTCTAACTTGGCGGGTGTGCCTTCCATCATCTACGGACTGCTGGGACTGGCGATGTTCGTGCGCTTAATGGAGCCGATTACAGGCGGACGCAGCCTATTGGCAGGTGGCTTGACGCTGGCGCTGCTGGTGCTGCCGGTGATTATCGTGTCTACTCGCGAGGCGCTGAGAGCAGTGCCCGATAGTCTTCGTTTGGCGGGCTTTGCGCTGGGGGCAACCCGCTGGCAGGTAGTGCGAGAGCAAATTCTTCCCCAGGCGTTTCCAGGGATTTTGACGGGGATGATCTTGGCGCTGTCTCGTGCGATTGGCGAAACGGCTGCGCTAATTACGATTGGAGCGCTGACGTTCATTTCGTTCTTGCCGGAGTCTTGGAGAGACCCGTTCACGGCGCTGCCGATTCAGATTTACAACTGGGTGTCTCGCCCTCAGAAGCCGTTTCATATCAACTCAGCGGCCGGGATTATCGTGCTGATGGCGCTGTTGCTGCTGATGAACTCTGTTGCTATTTACTTGCGAAATAGGTTTCAGCGCAGGTTTTAG
- the pstC gene encoding phosphate ABC transporter permease subunit PstC has translation MASFRLFRLYYCGVLCSFYGLSGMTSDSPNAQAAGLWQPNRQLNKRVEAIVKVLFGGFALISVVTTLGIVLTLIFETFEFFREVPLWRFLSDRQWTPLFSNAQYGIWVLVSATLLTTGIAILVALPLGLLAAVYLSEYANPKVRKWLKPALEILAGVPSVVFGYFALLTVTPFLRSFIPGLQGFNALSAGLILGVSIIPLVASLSEDALYSVPDSLRQGSYAIGATKRETITSVVIPAALSGIVASFILAVSRAIGETMIVSLAAGQNPTLGFNPLVPVMTMTAFIVQVSLGDTPAGSLAYKSIFAVGMTLFLMTLVLNIISFWVVRRFREKYE, from the coding sequence TTGGCTTCTTTCAGGCTTTTCAGGCTTTATTATTGCGGCGTTCTTTGTTCTTTCTACGGGCTATCTGGCATGACTAGTGACTCACCCAATGCTCAGGCGGCTGGGCTTTGGCAACCCAATCGGCAACTTAATAAAAGAGTTGAAGCCATTGTAAAGGTTTTGTTTGGAGGCTTCGCTTTAATTTCTGTGGTAACGACGCTCGGTATCGTCCTCACCCTTATTTTTGAAACCTTTGAGTTCTTTCGGGAGGTGCCACTCTGGAGATTCCTGAGCGATCGCCAGTGGACGCCGCTGTTTTCCAATGCCCAGTATGGTATCTGGGTGCTAGTTAGCGCTACGCTGCTGACCACTGGCATTGCCATTTTGGTAGCGCTGCCCCTCGGGCTGCTGGCAGCAGTTTATTTGAGTGAATATGCAAATCCCAAGGTTCGCAAATGGCTAAAGCCAGCGCTCGAAATCTTGGCTGGGGTGCCTAGCGTGGTGTTTGGCTACTTTGCCCTCCTCACGGTAACCCCCTTTTTAAGGAGCTTCATCCCTGGTCTCCAGGGATTCAACGCCCTCAGTGCGGGTCTAATTTTGGGTGTTTCCATCATTCCGCTAGTAGCTTCACTGAGTGAGGATGCGCTTTATTCGGTGCCAGACAGCTTGCGGCAAGGCTCCTATGCAATTGGCGCGACCAAGCGCGAGACCATTACCTCGGTTGTAATTCCGGCAGCCCTGTCAGGCATTGTGGCATCGTTCATTTTGGCGGTGTCTCGCGCCATTGGTGAGACGATGATCGTTAGCTTGGCGGCAGGGCAGAACCCTACCCTAGGATTCAATCCGCTAGTACCTGTGATGACGATGACGGCGTTTATCGTGCAGGTCAGCTTGGGTGACACGCCCGCGGGTTCGCTGGCTTACAAGTCTATTTTTGCAGTTGGGATGACTCTTTTTCTGATGACCCTGGTGCTCAACATTATTAGTTTCTGGGTCGTGCGTCGTTTCCGGGAGAAGTACGAATGA
- a CDS encoding PstS family phosphate ABC transporter substrate-binding protein encodes MAFQLHLRSKRSAAFAALTAATLGLAVACGGTTTGGGTTTAESPAAGGTTTASDLTGSVLVDGSSTVFPISEAMAEEFMKANPGVRVTVGVSGTGGGFKKFCAGETDISNASRPIKAEEIELCKQNGIEYVEIPIAFDGLTVVVHPDNDFVSCLTVDELKKMWEPAAQGTITNWNQIRPDFPNRPLSLYGAGTDSGTYDYFTAAIVGKEGESRGDYTASEDDNVIVQGVSADPNSVGFFGYAYYIENEGKLKAVEIDNGNGCVAPSPETIADGSYAPLSRPEFFYVKSTSLDNPAVEAFARFQIDPANAGLVSEVGYVPLPPEIQAPSTARIDERKIGTLFNGGSAVGLKLSELLSKEQ; translated from the coding sequence ATGGCATTCCAACTCCATCTTCGTTCTAAGCGCTCTGCTGCGTTTGCGGCTCTGACAGCGGCTACTCTGGGTCTGGCAGTTGCCTGCGGCGGCACCACCACAGGCGGCGGCACCACCACCGCCGAAAGCCCAGCCGCTGGCGGCACCACCACCGCGTCTGACCTCACGGGCAGCGTGCTAGTCGATGGCTCCAGCACCGTTTTCCCTATCTCTGAAGCAATGGCAGAAGAGTTCATGAAAGCAAACCCCGGCGTCCGCGTCACTGTGGGCGTGTCTGGCACGGGCGGCGGCTTCAAGAAGTTCTGCGCGGGTGAAACCGACATCTCCAACGCGTCTCGTCCCATCAAGGCCGAAGAAATTGAACTCTGCAAACAGAACGGTATTGAGTACGTCGAAATACCTATTGCGTTTGACGGTCTAACGGTGGTGGTTCACCCCGACAACGATTTCGTGAGTTGTCTGACTGTAGACGAGCTGAAAAAGATGTGGGAACCCGCCGCCCAAGGCACCATCACCAACTGGAACCAGATTCGCCCTGATTTTCCCAATCGTCCCTTGTCCCTCTACGGTGCGGGCACCGACTCTGGCACCTATGACTACTTCACCGCTGCCATCGTGGGCAAAGAGGGCGAAAGCCGGGGAGACTATACCGCCAGTGAAGATGACAACGTGATCGTGCAGGGCGTCAGTGCCGACCCCAATAGCGTCGGGTTCTTCGGCTACGCCTACTACATCGAAAACGAGGGCAAACTGAAGGCAGTTGAGATTGACAACGGGAACGGCTGTGTTGCCCCCAGCCCAGAAACGATTGCAGACGGCAGCTATGCCCCGCTGTCGCGTCCTGAGTTCTTCTATGTCAAGTCCACCTCTTTAGACAATCCAGCAGTCGAGGCTTTTGCGCGCTTTCAGATTGACCCCGCCAATGCTGGCTTAGTCTCTGAAGTGGGCTATGTGCCTCTGCCTCCTGAAATTCAAGCTCCTTCCACCGCCCGCATCGACGAGCGCAAAATCGGGACGTTGTTTAACGGCGGATCTGCTGTCGGTTTGAAGCTGAGCGAGCTTCTGAGCAAGGAACAATAG
- a CDS encoding DUF4126 domain-containing protein → METLISLLAGVSLSAATGFRLFVPFLVMSIATATGHMTPAQGFEWIGSPVAITAFAVATGVEVAGYYIPWVDEILDLITTPAALVAGAVLTASTLVDISPFLQWTLAIIAGAGAAGLTKGMTDVARLTSTATTGGIANPALSTMELFTSSVISVMAILIPLLTGVVIIGLLGYAAYKVWRFFGRRRRFR, encoded by the coding sequence TTGGAAACTTTAATCAGCTTGCTGGCGGGCGTCAGCCTCAGCGCTGCCACCGGGTTTCGGCTGTTTGTGCCGTTTTTGGTGATGAGCATCGCCACAGCCACAGGGCACATGACCCCCGCCCAGGGCTTTGAATGGATCGGCTCTCCAGTCGCCATTACGGCCTTTGCCGTGGCTACCGGGGTCGAAGTGGCAGGCTACTACATCCCCTGGGTCGATGAAATTTTGGATTTGATCACCACGCCCGCGGCCCTCGTTGCGGGAGCGGTGCTAACCGCCTCCACCCTGGTGGATATTAGCCCCTTCCTCCAGTGGACGCTGGCCATCATCGCCGGAGCCGGAGCCGCCGGACTCACCAAAGGCATGACCGACGTGGCCCGCCTCACCTCCACCGCCACCACAGGCGGCATCGCCAACCCCGCGCTCTCCACGATGGAATTGTTCACCTCATCGGTGATTTCGGTGATGGCGATTCTGATTCCGCTGCTCACGGGGGTCGTTATTATCGGCCTGCTCGGCTACGCGGCTTACAAAGTGTGGCGCTTCTTTGGTCGTCGCCGTCGGTTTAGATAG
- a CDS encoding bifunctional sterol desaturase/short chain dehydrogenase, giving the protein MITPGGLLGFILLAAASVVFAELVRDCYHIAGHYWQPLQRSHNLHHKAYRRDLSIVSLEAYKQAQLYNDVPEAIAMLSAGALLVAMTQNLALAAGCLYSLGFLITAYSRSRGWLLATDLTHKPGDLDTIPSQWTVNRTYHWRHHFDQGNAYYCGYFTIVDKILGTALSLKGKTVAVTGASGTLGRALIHQLQQQGAKPIAITTCEGAEFGDRVEVLPWCAGREFELAERLQTVDILIINHGINVHGDRTPEAIQKSFQVNTFSAWNLAELFLSTVQKSEHRALKELWINTSEAEVSPALSPLYEMSKRTLGDLITLRRLDAPCVIRKLILGPFKSNLNPIGVMDATWVAGAIVALAKRDFRDIIVTINPLTYIAFPIKEALKSLYFRLFSR; this is encoded by the coding sequence ATGATTACCCCCGGCGGTCTTCTCGGCTTTATCCTGTTGGCGGCGGCATCCGTGGTGTTTGCCGAACTGGTGCGCGACTGTTATCACATTGCGGGGCACTATTGGCAACCGCTCCAGCGCAGCCACAATCTGCACCACAAGGCCTATCGCCGCGACCTCAGCATCGTCAGCCTGGAGGCATACAAGCAAGCGCAACTTTATAATGACGTGCCAGAGGCGATCGCCATGCTGTCGGCCGGGGCGCTGCTGGTGGCGATGACTCAAAACCTGGCGCTGGCAGCGGGCTGCCTCTATTCGCTGGGGTTTCTGATTACCGCATACTCGCGATCGCGGGGCTGGCTGCTGGCCACCGACCTGACGCACAAACCCGGCGATTTGGATACGATTCCTTCGCAGTGGACGGTAAACCGCACGTACCACTGGCGGCATCATTTTGACCAGGGCAATGCTTATTATTGCGGGTACTTTACCATCGTGGACAAGATACTGGGCACGGCGCTTTCGCTCAAAGGGAAAACGGTTGCGGTGACGGGCGCATCGGGCACGCTGGGGCGGGCGCTGATCCACCAGTTGCAGCAGCAGGGCGCAAAGCCGATCGCCATCACCACCTGCGAGGGGGCCGAGTTTGGCGATCGCGTCGAGGTGCTGCCCTGGTGTGCGGGGCGCGAGTTTGAGTTAGCGGAACGGCTGCAAACTGTAGATATTCTAATTATTAATCACGGGATCAACGTGCATGGCGATCGCACACCCGAAGCCATCCAAAAATCCTTCCAGGTCAACACGTTTTCAGCGTGGAACCTAGCGGAACTGTTCCTCAGCACCGTGCAAAAGTCAGAACACCGAGCGCTGAAGGAACTTTGGATCAACACCTCCGAAGCCGAAGTCAGCCCCGCCCTCAGCCCGCTTTATGAAATGTCGAAGCGGACGCTGGGCGACCTGATTACGCTGCGGCGGCTGGATGCGCCCTGCGTGATTCGCAAGCTGATCCTGGGCCCGTTCAAAAGCAACCTCAACCCGATCGGCGTGATGGATGCAACCTGGGTGGCTGGGGCGATCGTGGCGCTGGCCAAGCGCGATTTTCGCGACATTATCGTCACGATTAATCCGCTGACCTACATTGCGTTTCCGATTAAAGAAGCGCTGAAATCGCTCTATTTTCGCCTGTTTTCTCGATAA
- a CDS encoding SDR family oxidoreductase produces the protein MFLVTGATGGLGKRIVRQLRDQGQPVRAFVRLTSRYSELEKRGADIFIGDLTQERDLQKALQGVQFVISAHGSNEASGGAQALDYRANIDLIDLSKSAGVQHFTFISVMGADRNYEDAPVFKAKSAVEKYLQASGLNYTILRPAGFASNLLPLAEQFRKSGVYLLIGDPKTRTSIISTDDLAKLAIASATTPAAHGQIFNAGGPEILERGEIPNIFARIFKKEPILINPPLLAIDGLRAAIGLVNPELKASLGTFRTLLANEFYTTPAEVEQLQSAYGIQLETLDTFLRRYLSA, from the coding sequence ATGTTTTTAGTCACCGGGGCAACGGGCGGATTGGGCAAGCGCATTGTGCGGCAACTGCGCGACCAAGGACAGCCCGTGCGGGCATTTGTGCGGCTCACTTCTCGCTACAGCGAATTAGAAAAGCGCGGCGCAGACATTTTCATCGGTGATCTAACGCAAGAGCGAGATCTGCAAAAAGCGCTCCAGGGCGTGCAATTTGTCATCAGCGCTCACGGCTCAAACGAAGCCAGCGGAGGCGCTCAGGCGCTCGACTATCGCGCCAATATCGATCTGATCGATTTGTCGAAATCGGCGGGCGTGCAGCATTTCACCTTTATCTCGGTGATGGGAGCTGACCGCAACTATGAAGATGCGCCCGTGTTCAAAGCGAAGTCGGCGGTCGAAAAATACCTGCAAGCCAGCGGGCTAAACTACACCATTCTGCGGCCAGCGGGCTTTGCATCGAATCTGCTGCCGCTGGCGGAGCAGTTCCGCAAGAGCGGCGTGTATCTGCTGATTGGCGACCCCAAAACGCGCACCTCTATTATTAGCACTGATGATCTGGCCAAACTGGCGATCGCCTCGGCCACCACACCCGCTGCCCACGGACAAATCTTCAATGCAGGCGGCCCGGAAATCCTGGAGCGCGGCGAAATTCCCAATATCTTTGCCCGCATCTTCAAAAAGGAGCCGATTTTGATCAACCCGCCGCTGCTGGCAATCGACGGGCTGCGGGCAGCAATCGGTCTGGTGAATCCAGAACTCAAAGCCTCGCTGGGCACCTTCCGCACGCTGCTAGCCAACGAGTTTTACACTACGCCTGCCGAAGTCGAGCAACTTCAATCTGCCTACGGTATCCAGCTAGAAACGCTGGATACCTTCCTGCGGCGATATCTCAGCGCCTAA